The following is a genomic window from Onthophagus taurus isolate NC chromosome 1, IU_Otau_3.0, whole genome shotgun sequence.
tagaactaacacaagacctagaactagaatcattcgggtttagccgtcttgagagacgtgcggctaaatccgaatgtttctagttctcggtctagtgttagttctagttttgcgggatcactagaactaccacaagacctagaactagaatcattcgagtttagccctcttgagagacgtgcggctaaatgcgaatgtttctagttctcggtctagtgttagttctagttttacactatcactagaaccaacacaagacctagaactagaatcattcgggtttagccgtcttgggagacgtgtggctaaatccgaatgtttctagttctcggtctagtgttagttctagttttgcgggatcactagaactaccacaagacctagaactagaatcattcgggtttagccctcttgagagacgtgcggctaaatacgaatgtttctagttctcgatctagtgttagttctagttttacactatcactagaactaacacaagacctagaactagaatcattcgggtttagccgtcttgagaggcgtgcggctaaacccgaatgtttctagttctaggtcttgtggtagatctagtgatagtgctagtttaaaactagaactaatactagacctagaactaaaatcattcgggtttagccgtcttgagagacgtgcggctaaatccgaatgtttctagttctcggtctagtgttagttctagttttgcgggatcactagaactaacacaagacctagaactagaatcattcgggtttagccgtcttgagagacgtgtggctaaattcgaatgtttctagttttcggtctagtgttagttctagttttacactagcactagaactaacacaagacctagaactagaatcattcgggtttagctgtcttgagagacgtgcggctaaatccgaatgtttctagttctcggtctagtgttagttctagttttgcgggatcactagaaccaacacaagacctagaactagaatcattcgggtttagccgtcttgagagacgtgcggctaaacccgaatgtttctagttctaagtcttgtggtagttctagtgatagtgctagttaaaaactagaactaacactagacatagaactagaatcattcgggtttagccgtcttgagagacgtgcggctaaatccgaatgtttctagttctcggtctagtgttagttctagttttgcgggatcactagaactaacacaagacctagaactagaatcattcgggtttagccgtcttgagagacgtgtggctaaattcgaatgtttctagttttcggtctagtgttagtcctagttttacactagcactagaactaacacaagacctagaactagaatcattcgggtttagccctcttgagagacgtgcggctaaatccgaatgttcctagttctcggtctagtgttagttctagttttgcgggattactagaactaacacaaaacctagaactagaaacattcgggtttagccgtcttgagagacgtgcagctaaatccgaatgtttctagttctcggtctagtgttagttctagttttgcgggatcactagaactaacacaagacctagaactagaaacattcgggtttagccgcacgtctctcaagacggctaaacccgaatgattctagttctaggtcttgtggtagttctagtgatagtgctagtttaaaactagaactaacactagacctagaactagaattaataAAGACCACTAGAGGTCGAGAGGGATGCGATAAGCGGCAATAAAAAAACTACAAATACTCgccaaataataaaataaagagaaattaaaagtaattaccTTGCTATACTTGATCCGTTTAATTCTCGATCCATTTTATCGTGAAGAAACCGAATtaacccccttaaaaattctttttttcgaTCTTCCGGGCATCCTTTAAGAATACCAATAGGAGGCGCGATTTGATCGCATTTTGGGGTTGCGTTTAAAACTGTCGTTCCAGCAATAGTTTTTCCAGTATCTTCATGGACACACCAACAGTAACCGGTCGATTTGtaacattgtattttttgataCCTCCCATCGCTCGTACATTCAGGAACGTACAAATCATTTTTGCTGTGTTCGTTGCTCATTTCGCTTAATGCCGTTTGACGATCGCTTCTACAATCGACGGCATCTTCATCGGAAGGTTCTGAAGATTCTTCATCTGGTATAAATGGCTTTAAAACTgtttgtaaaaaaaagaaatgattacATAACGTGTTAGGTGTTATAATTAAGATTGGTACCacttaaatttagatttaattacCGTATGGTGGTGTTAAAGTAGAAGAAGGTGTTGTGATGAGATCTTCTCTGTCGCTATCTCCCGAGGATGTGTTATCGGATCCTGGACTGCCGTCTACCCGCAGCAACAAGAACAGACgcaaaaaaactatttaagtTCAAAACATGGTAAAAGCGTGCATTGGGCCAagttaaagaaatattaatttaatcgcAACCACACACCaagaaaaaagagaaaaaaaaggtGACCAATATCGTCAAAGAAAAAACGTTTACCACTTACCGTCTCTTCCATCCTTAGTAAGACAATCAGCCCATTCTTCTCTCCCAATAAGTTGATCCCGATTCATATCACAAGCTTTAGCAAAACTTTTAGCACAACGTTTCGGCTTGACGGCTTtcttaacgatttttttcaaatcccTGTATTCGGTTTTATCTAATTGGTCATCGTTATTCCGATccatttgtttaaatttccaATCTAAAACCGTTCTAAAATCGTCATCcgtcgacgacgacgacgtcgaCGTTCCTTTTCCTCCATCTCGATTCCACTCCGTTTGGaagattttaatcaaattcaaattaaacttGGCTTTATCCTCCCGTTTACACGGTTGATTCAATCTCCTTCCGTTCCTCGACGACGATCTCCGTTTgttgttcttcttctttcgGGCGCATGTTTGTTTTTGTTCCGGCGAATATTGAGACATCGTATAATCTAATGGGACCCCGTGACTGTTTA
Proteins encoded in this region:
- the LOC111419740 gene encoding SPARC-related modular calcium-binding protein 1 isoform X1, translating into MWPPTLLFFFCSFFLCRQEAIALELQGFGCTADSCRASIQSVRPVCGSDSFTYPNKCILQLAQCYDKTLTQLNKGPCRTHTPCTEYNKTSPNSILNPHCRADGNYASGQCSSILGYCWCVNSHGVPLDYTMSQYSPEQKQTCARKKKNNKRRSSSRNGRRLNQPCKREDKAKFNLNLIKIFQTEWNRDGGKGTSTSSSSTDDDFRTVLDWKFKQMDRNNDDQLDKTEYRDLKKIVKKAVKPKRCAKSFAKACDMNRDQLIGREEWADCLTKDGRDVFLRLFLLLRVDGSPGSDNTSSGDSDREDLITTPSSTLTPPYVLKPFIPDEESSEPSDEDAVDCRSDRQTALSEMSNEHSKNDLYVPECTSDGRYQKIQCYKSTGYCWCVHEDTGKTIAGTTVLNATPKCDQIAPPIGILKGCPEDRKKEFLRGLIRFLHDKMDRELNGSSIASANRPAWNTTKEEQVASWSFVIFDKNKNKIFEKHEWKFFKDTIAAVRSLRRCGKKLPRYCDKNNDRGITMTEWLECLQRRDPAFMEILRED
- the LOC111419740 gene encoding SPARC-related modular calcium-binding protein 2 isoform X2 translates to MWPPTLLFFFCSFFLCRQEAIALELQGFGCTADSCRASIQSVRPVCGSDSFTYPNKCILQLAQCYDKTLTQLNKGPCRTHTPCTEYNKTSPNSILNPHCRADGNYASGQCSSILGYCWCVNSHGVPLDYTMSQYSPEQKQTCARKKKNNKRRSSSRNGRRLNQPCKREDKAKFNLNLIKIFQTEWNRDGGKGTSTSSSSTDDDFRTVLDWKFKQMDRNNDDQLDKTEYRDLKKIVKKAVKPKRCAKSFAKACDMNRDQLIGREEWADCLTKDGRDDGSPGSDNTSSGDSDREDLITTPSSTLTPPYVLKPFIPDEESSEPSDEDAVDCRSDRQTALSEMSNEHSKNDLYVPECTSDGRYQKIQCYKSTGYCWCVHEDTGKTIAGTTVLNATPKCDQIAPPIGILKGCPEDRKKEFLRGLIRFLHDKMDRELNGSSIASANRPAWNTTKEEQVASWSFVIFDKNKNKIFEKHEWKFFKDTIAAVRSLRRCGKKLPRYCDKNNDRGITMTEWLECLQRRDPAFMEILRED